A genomic window from Silene latifolia isolate original U9 population chromosome Y, ASM4854445v1, whole genome shotgun sequence includes:
- the LOC141629756 gene encoding uncharacterized protein LOC141629756: MAVLEGYLRRIWHKHTINKISFMPNGIFIVRFHTKDMQDQVLNTGHYLFDSKPVIIKPWQENVALDKEHVKNVPTWLRLHHLPLKFWGQSLPKIAGLVGKYIQKDNATEMKTRLAYARVLVEVQIDQKFPEAVKFHDEKKQLVEVKLEYEWKPVLCTHCKTLGHAHSTCRRGKSQTTHKVQPIKPVKQVWRKVEKPKSSDQGNADNLVTPRVPAPRVEEEPVLVQIKEFLPLPMRTPVKE, encoded by the coding sequence ATGGCGGTTCTAGAAGGATATTTGAGGAGGATATGGCATAAGCATACCATAAACAAGATTTCATTCATGCCTAATGGGATATTTATTGTCAGGTTTCACACGAAAGACATGCAGGACCAGGTGTTGAATACAGGCCACTACTTATTTGATAGTAAACCTGTCATAATTAAGCCATGGCAGGAGAACGTGGCACTGGATAAAGAGCATGTTAAAAATGTACCCACATGGCTAAGGCTGCATCATTTACCATTGAAATTTTGGGGACAAAGTTTGCCAAAAATTGCAGGACTGGTAGGCAAATATATCCAAAAAGATAATGCTACAGAGATGAAAACAAGACTAGCATATGCCAGAGTTTTGGTGGAGGTACAAATTGATCAAAAATTCCCTGAAGCAGTGAAATTTCATGATGAAAAGAAGCAACTGGTGGAAGTTAAActtgaatatgaatggaaaccagTGCTCTGTACTCATTGCAAGACACTGGGGCATGCCCACAGCACTTGCAGACGAGGGAAAAGTCAAACCACTCACAAAGTCCAACCAATTAAGCCTGTTAAACAGGTTTGGAGAAAAGTGGAGAAGCCAAAATCTTCAGATCAGGGAAATGCTGACAACTTAGTCACGCCTAGGGTTCCTGCACCCAGGGTGGAGGAAGAGCCTGTTCTGGTTCAGATTAAAGAGTTCCTCCCATTGCCAATGCGTACACCAGTAAAAGAATGA
- the LOC141629758 gene encoding uncharacterized protein LOC141629758 encodes MNCLSLNCRGLGNPGAVSGLRNLIRREAPAIVFLCETKLGSRDMKKVIDRMDGYVGLCVDSVGRSGGLAFLWRQVVTCLFKGASVHFMDFDVEYNNVKWRCTGFYGWSAVKDRHLSWRQIRLLGEEYSGPWCCMRDFNEVLFTNEMKGGERAQWQMNNFRDTVDEVGMTELPFVGYEYTFDNGQAGSHNRQSRIDRAIMDEEWREVFPYAKLHHLDREWSDHAPIMVVLNERDRVESGGQSKFRFEHIWVGEDGCENAIRRGWAKGVGELLSSIHNCAKELIGWNGVSIGKILRDITKKR; translated from the coding sequence ATGAATTGTTTGAGCCTTAACTGCAGGGGGCTGGGCAACCCCGGTGCAGTAAGCGGTCTTCGGAACCTTATCCGACGGGAGGCCCCGGCTATTGTTTTTCTATGTGAAACAAAACTTGGTAGTCGTGATATGAAAAAGGTTATTGATAGGATGGATGGATATGTTGGGTTGTGCGTGGATAGTGTTGGTCGGTCTGGGGGGTTGGCGTTTTTGTGGAGACAGGTCGTGACATGCTTGTTTAAGGGTGCATCGGTCCATTTTATGGATTTTGATGTGGAGTATAATAATGTTAAGTGGAGATGTACTGGTTTTTATGGATGGTCAGCGGTGAAAGACCGTCATCTTTCCTGGCGACAAATTAGATTGCTGGGGGAAGAATATTCAGGACCGTGGTGTTGTATGAGAGACTTCAATGAGGTTTTGTTTACAAATGAGATGAAGGGAGGGGAGAGAGCGCAGTGGCAGATGAATAATTTTAGGGATACGGTTGATGAAGTCGGCATGACTGAATTGCCTTTTGTTGGATACGAGTATACATTTGATAATGGACAGGCAGGGTCTCATAATAGACAGAGCCGAATTGATCGTGCTATAATGGATGAGGAGTGGCGGGAGGTCTTTCCATACGCGAAGCTTCACCATCTTGACCGGGAATGGTCGGATCATGCTCCGATCATGGTTGTGCTGAATGAGAGGGATCGTGTGGAGAGCGGAGGGCAAAGTAAGTTTCGATTTGAGCATATTTGGGTAGGGGAGGATGGGTGTGAAAATGCTATTAGGCGGGGTTGGGCGAAGGGAGTTGGTGAGCTGCTTAGTTCGATACATAATTGCGCTAAGGAGCTAATTGGGTGGAATGGGGTGAGTATTGGCAAAATTCTACGAGATATTACTAAAAAAAGATGA
- the LOC141629757 gene encoding uncharacterized protein LOC141629757 translates to MNSFSNWSISTNSAYHQGGRIWILWQVHEWDIDFLEYDAQYIHMTVLHKSTNARSHVTMVYAFNGSNERQSLWANLIRLANNISGPWAIGGDFNCVLTEDERVGGSFSRQDAEDFKQCLHQCEVIDSPAMGALYTWNNKQCSADRVYSRLDRFLVNQEWLNDYPLLYAHFFTEGIFDHTPCVVQANATDEKRARPFKYFNMWSLAPNFKETVQVGWTCMQTGTKMYELAKILKNLKQGLKQFE, encoded by the coding sequence ATGAATTCCTTTAGCAATTGGAGTATTTCTACAAACTCAGCATACCATCAAGGAGGCAGAATTTGGATTTTGTGGCAGGTGCATGAATGGGATATAGATTTTCTAGAGTATGATGCCCAGTATATCCATATGACAGTGCTTCATAAGAGTACCAATGCACGTTCTCATGTCACCATGGTCTATGCTTTCAATGGAAGCAATGAGAGACAGTCTCTTTGGGCTAATTTAATCAGACTAGCAAATAACATTTCAGGGCCATGGGCCATTGGAGGAGACTTCAACTGTGTTTTGACTGAGGATGAGAGAGTGGGAGGATCATTTTCTAGGCAGGATGCAGAAGATTTCAAGCAATGCTTGCATCAATGTGAAGTGATAGATAGTCCTGCCATGGGAGCTTTGTACACATGGAATAACAAACAATGCTCTGCTGACAGAGTGTATAGCAGACTGGATCGTTTCCTAGTGAACCAGGAATGGCTCAATGATTACCCTCTTCTGTATGCACACTTTTTTACTGAGGGGATCTTTGATCACACTCCTTGTGTGGTACAGGCTAATGCAACTGATGAAAAGAGAGCCAGaccttttaaatattttaatatgtggagcCTGGCTCCCAACTTCAAAGAGACTGTTCAAGTTGGTTGGACGTGTATGCAAACTGGAACTAAGATGTATGAGCTAGCTAAGATTTTGAAGAATCTGAAGCAGGGGCTCAAACAATTTGAATAG